One Osmerus eperlanus chromosome 2, fOsmEpe2.1, whole genome shotgun sequence genomic window, CACATGCCCTTGTAAGTATATCAAAACAGTCGCCTCCGCTCAAAACATGTTGACAGTTAGCACATTGGCTCTTGACTCTTCTTCTCTATTTTTCTTCTGCATTTGAGCACGGCTTTTGACCTGGGTTAACTTGCTGTGTCAGTTTGTTAACTCAGGATACCAATCAGGCAGATGGTGCATCAAAGCAAACTCTAAAAGCAAGTCAAACAAACCTTCGTATTTGATCGAAAGTAAAAGACTAGTAAACATATTTACTTGTCTTTTATACGTACACCAACACTTACTGTATGTTTTAAGTCAACAACAGGTTGTCCAGTGTGAAACAAACctcaatacatttaaaataatgtTTGATCTATGTAATTGACAATGGTCTGCTGGTCTTGATAATACCAAATGTGTAATGATTTTAAGAACTTCTCTTCATTATGAAGCTATTATCTTGATCTTTACAGCCTATTTATGAGTCCATTGATAATATAGTAGTCTACTGTAACCTAACCTGGCATACAACATGGAAACCCAACATAAAACTGACAACCACAACAACCACAAAGGAAAAActgtaattattatttattcatGAAACGGTGAGAGGGAACAAAAAACTAGTAAAAAGCCCATGTTAATAAGCAATAGATTCATCCAATTTGCATTTTGACATTTTGAGTAAGCCTGAGTTGACTTAAATGAAGCCCAACCCTGTGCCATCTGCATGGCAGGAGGGTACTGTGACAGCTCTAACATGCAGATAAGTGCTTTAATAACCTAGTGTGTCCTGTGCTTGTGCTGTGTACTTTTGTTACTGATTACATTTGATGGCAGACCAAAAACTAAGTTtggtgagaaaaaaaaatatatatatatttttttttatatggtTATATAACATATTATGgttatatacatatttatttacacatatttacatttagcagacactcttatccagagcggcttacagtaagtacagggacattcccccgaaggaaagtagggtgaagtgcctttcccaaggacacaacgtcatttggcacagccgggaatcaaactggcgaccttatgattactggctcgattccctcaccgctcagccacctgactccatataTAACCATTATATGTTATATAACCATTGTATAACATATAATGGTTTTGgagaaaataacaatacagtcaATACAAATTCAAGATATTCAGTCAGAGAAAAGATACACTGTGTCAAAACACAAGCCATATACAGATCATTAAATTCCTTTCACGTGCTTCCTTATTTGCAGACACATCTATGCTCCATTACCCTAGATTACTTCAGTACATGGAAACATACTTTGGAGGAAGATTTTGATAGTTAATGCTAAACCACTGTTTTGCGCCAGTCAACTGAAGGGTTTGTCTGACATTGAGATGTCTCCAGTATGATCTCTAACGTCTGATTGTGGCCCGCATGTCCTCGTAGACATCGTTGGTCCTAGTTGGGGACACTCTCTTCTTGGCCCGCCTGGCCTTTTTCTGGGAAAACAgaagatgtttgtttttgtgtgtgtcataaCATATCCTAACAGGTGCATTGGCAcaggttttatttttttaaattattaacAGAAAAATTATTACATATCTTCgaaaaaaaacatattacaAAGATATATCAACAATAATACACTAGGGGATGCTTAATGTAGaattaaatacaaatatatGTCTTCAAAGTTTTCACTGCTTTTTGCTTCATTGAGAATTTATCACTAATTAGGTCTGAATAATAAACAATATCCTAAACTAATCTTATATTATTTGTTATGTGCCAATTTCTCATGAAACCTACATTGGCACAGGTGAGTCAAGTCTTGTGTTGCATGTTGGACCTGCAACACACCTGTAACTACATACCAGATGGAGCCAATCTACAACTAATGCATTCATTCCTCAGGGGTGTTTTGATAAATACTTTCCTATCACCTATTGGATGAGTAAGTCAAGATGGAATCTGAGATGGCTGACTTTGCATGAACGCTTCACTTTCAAGTCCTCCAACACCAATGGTATTGTGTTACTCAAGACCACAATGTAGTACTGGCTTGACAAAGGTTATATTACAACACTGATAGTTTCTGTCCGATTATGGACTGCTGAGCCGGCACTTACCACATACgtgcacactgcacacacacacacacttcttaccTTGGGGCAGATGTAGACGATGAGGCCAATTAAGAGCAGTGTGCAGAAGATCGAGGCCAACCCAAAGAGCAAATACGTGCTTAAAGATGAAGCCTTAGTGGCATCACATTGATCTGTAGCTGTGGCAAACCAAGACACACCAAAAAACTGTCACCAGCAAAATCCAAAACAAGTTTCTCCCCTCACTATTCATTCTTTTGTTTCAAAGCTTGAAAACATGAATTGAAAATGTTAAACCGATGTGGGCCTTTAGGCACCTAAATCCCAGGCCTGTGTCAGACTCTAACCCGTGTTTCAATGTCGTGCAGTGGCCAAATAAAAACGAAAGGGTTAAGCCAAACCAGTTTAGTGGCCATGTTTGATCAACTTTAAACTAGAGTTTGTTTGCTCTGACCCTTATTTCTCCATCCAAGTCAGGAAGTCATAAACCCCAGAAGGTGACCATCTCAAATGGTCACCTGTCATTGTAGGGTCATTAACCCTCACTCAGCCTGTGACCATATGCCTTGCTTTCTCACAAACAATTCGATCCGAATAAAACCACTCTCaatacatacagatacacatttTTGTGGGCATCATTCATGCTTCGTGCACATCCTTGGACTGGTTCAGAAACCTGTAGGGCCCCATACATTTCTTTGGTTTAGGGCCAAAACCATAGGGCCGCCGGCCTTGaatacatacattttacacataCAAGCATAACCAAGAGGAATTCCATATCACCCTAAGAAGTCTACTTGCTATAGTATTaactcagagagacagacgttgACAATAAAGTAACAAAACACACCTGCAGCAGAACACGTACCGTCCACCACCAGCAGGACAGACTCCCCACCGTCTGTCATGAGGATATTTCCTCGATCAAAAAGGCTGTATTCACACCAGTAGATTTTTGTGTCCTCTACCGTCAGGTTTGAAATGGTGATCAACAAATTGTAAGAGTCTCCATTCTCAGTGTAGCTCAGTCTGTGTTTAAGTACAGGTATTGTGGTGAATGTCTTTGTGTTCAGATCAAGGTTTAACACTTGGGTCTCGTTTTTATCCAGGCGGGCACGCAGGATTAGGGACTCTTGTGGCTTTATACTGGGGTTGCAGCTGATGGTGAAAGATTCACCTTCCTTTAGGCGCACTAGTCTGTTCTCTCCTGACAGAGAAATCCAatttaagcacacacacacagatccttcTTCAAAATATATTTCTCTACATCGGTATTTAGTATTAACCCCCAGCATTTAAAATAGTTATTTAGAAACAACAATCACAGGAGTAGGATCTGACTGAAAATAATATATTTGTACCAACCTTTTCCAGCCAgggctgtgtgagagagaacaaggaTGAGCCAGGCAAAAGCACAAGACATGCTGACATGAGATACAGCTTCTTACTTCTAAAATCTTCAAACAACAGGAAATGTTTGGTTCTGCAATACCAGATTTGACAAGGAGGCGTAAGAAGCATAAAGAGACTACGGACCTCCCCGTGTCTAAGGCACTACTTCGGTTTCACCTTTAAAAAGGTATACAGGGAATTTCCCCCAGTGCCCATTTCTGTACTAGCACATATTAACAGATGGATGCGTTTTAAGACAAATTATCATTTCTGTTCCGTATAATGGGTTCAATTAGCGATACATGTGGAAACATTCACATCCAAACTACTGTACCTTCACAACAATGTTCAAATATGAATGATATTCATGTAAGATGAATCACATTTCATAACATAATAAGCCTTATTTATGTCATCAACGATATGTATCCCATAAAATGGGGTTAATAGCTCACCACAGTGTCATCACAACCACAGTTTACTGCTGACAAATCTAACACCTGATAGCATGTTCAGGAGTTCAGGTCTCAAGGCTAAGAGACAATGACATCTAGTGACAACCATGCCAGTGTGCAGGATAGAAAACACAGAGACGCCTGTCCATGCTTAAACCAGTTTTGAACCTACATAAGATCTTCAGACTATATGAATACAAAATATAATTCCTAAATGTCAATACATCAGACTTAATCAAATGTGCttatttaaataaatgtttcaaatcattaaagattcccacacacaaatataaaattaaaaataattcaCCTGACCGTTCAATACAAACGACAAAAGTTCAACTAACAGTTGACCATGTAATTTTAGACAGCCATAGCCATTGTCTTCACTGGGTGACCTAGAATGTCTTATCAACACATTAACAACCTTGTACTCTAATGTAACCTAATACTAACTACTTTGGAGAAAATGTGTTATTTTTCCCCAAAAGCTTTGAACAACATAAAAGAAACActgaatgaaaataaatgaattATCAGAAGGACAATGGACATCTACCCCAGTTTTGGATTTGTGTGGGTCCAACAAGATCTgttcagcacctggactccccagcatcctatgccaggatcctgtttgtggacttcagctctgccttcaacaccatcatcccttccctgcttcaggacaagctctcccagctgaatgtgcccgactccacctgcaggatcacagacttcctgtctgacaggaagcagtgcgttaagctgggaacacaagtctctgactcccggttcatcagcaccggatctcctcagggctgcgtcctttcccttCTGTTCTTcttcctgtacaccaacagctgaacctccagtcatccgtccgtcaaactcctgaagtttgccgacgacaccaccctcattgggctcatctctggtggggatgagactgactataggtgggaagctgacaacctggtgacctggtgtagccagaacaacttagagctcaatgctgttaagacagtggagatggttgtggactttaaaaagaacacagccccactcacccccatcaccctgtgcgactccccagtcaacactggggAGTCCTTCCACTTCCTGGGCACTTCCctttcccaggacctcaagtgggaactgaacatcaggtccctcatcaagaaagcacaacagaggatgtacttcctgcagcagctgaagaaattcaacctgccaaggacaatgatggtgcacttctacacagccatcattgagtccatcctcacctcctccatcaccatctggtacgctgctgccactgccaaagacaagagcagactgcagcgtatcattcgTACtactgagaaggtgatcggctataATCTACCTTCCCttaaggacctgcacacctcgaggaccctgaggcgagcgaggaatattgtggccgactcctcccaccctggacactctctgtttcagccactcccctccggcagaaggctgcggtccatcaggtccaataccacacgccacaaaaacagtttcttcccatccgctgttggcttcttcaacaaggccaagagcTCGCACTGACTTAATTCAcaatctgcacaatgacaccttgccacaTTGCAATTACAGTATAGTACactatttgtatcttttgtactatttgtatctcttgtactatttgtattttaatattttaatatTGGAAATTATttggctactttatattttattttatattttttattagtaTTAGGTAGACTTGTGCCTTTAGTATAggtagaccacatatttaagttttcGGATTcctttaatgtatgcaccttcctgacaaagtaaattccttgtttgtgcaaactttcatggcgaataaaaacctTTCTGATTCCTTGTTTCGTCTGAGCAATCCTGCCCTTTGAAGTTGCCATGGTGAGATACAAGAAGATTGAACAGCTGCCTGCAAAGCGCCTGCCAGCGGTGCTGATAACATTCTCAGTTTCTACGGAAGCAGTCTGCCTGTTAACGTCTGACATTCCCTGGTGTTGGTGTCGGGCTCTGGGACGACAGTATCCTCTGTCCCTAATTGCATTTTCAAATGGAACAGCACACCACAACAGAACTACCGGCACCTCTACCCTTTAAACGATGACGTGAAATAAACCAGAGTTGTGAGGATTATCAGTCATGTCTTGCTCAGTAACATGAAGCTAAGTATAATTAAATGGTTTAGGCTGTGTCATTGGGTATGACTCAACATTTCAACCCTTGCTCAGACATGCCACAGGCAAATACCACTACTGTACCTACATCTACTTCTCCTGTGTAACAGATGGCTCAACTAAAAACCCAGGGAATATTTAAACAAGACATTACAGGTTCAACAAAAGTCTAGTATTATTTTGGCCAGGTTTGTAAATAGTAGGCCTAATACATAGAACAGGgatatgacaaaaaaaaaatctcacaTTGAACGTATTATAATATGATGCGTGTTGAGGTTTGGAGAACTGAGAAAGAAAGCAAATCAAAATTAAGGCAATTCTAAAATGGAGGGGAAATacaaagtgttttatgaaaacaTCTGTCTTTTAATTAGGGGTGAAGGAAGTACAGTATGTTGCTTAGGGAAGCTATCCTTGCCATCCTTCTCtcatcacaaacacaaaaagagTGAGAATGTGAGAGTTAGTCCTCACGTCTAGACCTCTTGCTCTGAAACAGTTTGAGAATCAGCAGCCCCACAGGCCAGACACCCCATGACCACAAAccgcacacacctgcacataaCTAGCATCTATCTTCCAGGCAGGAAGACTCGGTAGTAAGTTACTACACATTTCTTTGACAATACAAACACATTCGTCTTGGCGTGTATGGTTCTACTTGCACCGGCACTCCATTGATAACCCACTGGGACATTGTCTCGACATCCATGGCGGAGAACTGCGATACAAGTTCCCCcttcagatagagagagacagaaccaaAGAGCAATGTCAGAGAGCGGGAGACGTTCCTGGTCTTAAAAAGACTGCCCTGGCTGGAAAGTAGGAGTGTCAAGACTGCGTGATTTCTTGGTGGCAGTGACTTATACTGCGCataggtctcagagtctcctgcagcTCCGCCCGATTGTTCTTGGAATAAAGAATTAATGAGGAACCAACTATGAAATACCTCAACACTAATGGCGTCAAGATTTAGCTGTATCCATTCATTCCAAGGCTCTAGTCTCCCCATGCTATGGCCATCTTCACAGAGGAGCCCTACTGGGGGCAGCAGTAAAGTCTGCAAGTCATTTAGAAATGGGGAATGGTTTAAAGACTCAGAAggtatttaaactcaagactAAAGGAGGGCTTTTGTAGGTGGTttaatattgtccaaacaaccaaaactaattcccctatgtttgaaggaagaggggaaactGAACAAAACCTAAGTTATtcattaacattaaccaaattatgtcaataccaatggaaattgcagttatttgactAAGGGTTAaacagagcaagaatggtcaagagtaaggttaaatgaaatatatatttaataacattgcaaattaatgaaatcaattacaaggcaaacatgttacaaaataaaggttaactcttacctacactACCTTGACTATTGTAAAccaaagagagaaagcaagatgtgaggaaggagaaggacaagCTGGAGCTGAGGAGAAagcctcaggagatgaagaatccacagaacaatgcttcacaattcactttatacacaagaaccaccaatcagaccacatattgacccttacttataaacatatgactagcaatgcgacagtaagttacacaatgaggtgtgagacccatcaagcagAGACTCTGTCTAgcaactccagactttagcatacgAGAGGTGGgggcattacattacattttacaatcctCCCTCTGGCCACAAAGCGAAAAAAAAGCTGCAGTGTTCATCGTGTGATAATCTGCACC contains:
- the LOC134037756 gene encoding uncharacterized protein LOC134037756 isoform X2 translates to MSCAFAWLILVLSHTALAGKGENRLVRLKEGESFTISCNPSIKPQESLILRARLDKNETQVLNLDLNTKTFTTIPVLKHRLSYTENGDSYNLLITISNLTVEDTKIYWCEYSLFDRGNILMTDGGESVLLVVDATDQCDATKASSLSTYLLFGLASIFCTLLLIGLIVYICPKKKARRAKKRVSPTRTNDVYEDMRATIRR
- the LOC134037756 gene encoding uncharacterized protein LOC134037756 isoform X1, which encodes MSCAFAWLILVLSHTALAGKGENRLVRLKEGESFTISCNPSIKPQESLILRARLDKNETQVLNLDLNTKTFTTIPVLKHRLSYTENGDSYNLLITISNLTVEDTKIYWCEYSLFDRGNILMTDGGESVLLVVDGTCSAAATDQCDATKASSLSTYLLFGLASIFCTLLLIGLIVYICPKKKARRAKKRVSPTRTNDVYEDMRATIRR